One Cyanobacteria bacterium QS_8_64_29 DNA segment encodes these proteins:
- a CDS encoding phosphogluconate dehydrogenase (NADP(+)-dependent, decarboxylating), whose translation MAHPSFGVIGLAVMGENLALNVERRGFPVAVYNRTAAKTTEFMDKRAQGKNITPAYSIEEFVRTLAPPRKILVMVKAGKAVDAVIQQLKPLLDPGDLIVDGGNSLYENTQRRTEELEAAGLGFVGMGVSGGEEGALYGPSLMPGGTRDAYQKLEPILSAIAAQVEDGPCVTYIGPGGAGHYVKMVHNGIEYGDMQLIAEAYDLLRNALGLGPQQLSEIFAQWNETEELNSFLVEIAADIFTKPDPETERPLLDAILDSAGQKGTGRWTVYSSLEMGVPIPTIYAAVNARVISAFKEERVAAAKQLAGPASQYDGDAQALIAQIRDALYCSKMCSYAQGMALLSKASEELGFNLDLSEIARIWKGGCIIRAGFLGKIQAAFGDNPNLANLLLAPEFKQTILDRQQAWRDVIATANQLGIPVPAFSASLDYFDSYRRERLPQNLTQAQRDYFGAHTYERVDRPRGEFFHTEWAKL comes from the coding sequence ATGGCACACCCCAGCTTTGGCGTGATCGGCCTGGCCGTCATGGGCGAGAACCTGGCGCTCAACGTCGAGCGTCGGGGCTTTCCGGTGGCCGTCTACAACCGCACGGCGGCCAAAACCACCGAATTCATGGACAAGCGCGCCCAGGGCAAAAACATCACGCCCGCATATTCGATTGAGGAATTCGTCCGCACCCTGGCACCGCCGCGCAAGATCCTGGTCATGGTCAAAGCGGGCAAAGCCGTCGATGCCGTCATCCAGCAGCTCAAGCCCTTGCTCGATCCCGGCGATTTGATCGTCGATGGCGGCAACTCGCTCTACGAAAACACCCAGCGGCGCACCGAAGAGCTGGAAGCAGCTGGCCTGGGCTTTGTCGGTATGGGGGTCAGCGGCGGCGAGGAAGGCGCCCTCTACGGGCCCAGCCTCATGCCCGGCGGCACCCGCGATGCCTACCAAAAGCTCGAGCCCATCCTCAGTGCCATTGCCGCCCAAGTGGAAGACGGCCCGTGCGTGACCTACATCGGGCCGGGGGGCGCCGGCCACTACGTCAAGATGGTCCACAACGGCATTGAGTACGGCGACATGCAGCTCATTGCCGAAGCCTACGACCTGCTGCGCAACGCGCTCGGGCTGGGGCCGCAACAGCTCAGCGAGATCTTTGCCCAGTGGAACGAAACCGAGGAACTGAACTCGTTCCTGGTCGAGATCGCCGCCGATATCTTCACCAAGCCCGATCCCGAAACTGAGCGGCCGCTTCTCGATGCCATCCTCGATTCGGCTGGCCAAAAGGGCACCGGGCGCTGGACGGTCTACAGCTCGCTCGAGATGGGCGTGCCCATTCCCACCATTTACGCGGCGGTTAACGCGCGGGTGATCTCGGCGTTTAAAGAAGAGCGCGTCGCTGCCGCCAAGCAGCTCGCCGGTCCGGCCAGCCAGTACGACGGCGACGCCCAGGCCTTGATCGCCCAAATCCGCGACGCGCTCTACTGCTCCAAAATGTGCTCCTACGCCCAGGGCATGGCCCTTTTGAGCAAGGCTTCCGAGGAGCTCGGGTTCAACCTGGATTTGAGCGAGATCGCCCGCATTTGGAAAGGCGGTTGCATCATCCGCGCGGGCTTTCTGGGCAAGATTCAGGCGGCCTTTGGCGACAATCCCAACCTGGCCAACCTGCTACTGGCCCCCGAGTTCAAGCAAACCATTCTGGACCGCCAGCAAGCCTGGCGCGATGTCATCGCCACAGCCAACCAACTAGGCATCCCCGTCCCAGCCTTTAGCGCCTCGCTGGATTATTTCGATAGCTACCGGCGCGAGCGCCTGCCGCAAAACCTGACCCAGGCCCAGCGGGACTACTTTGGCGCCCACACCTACGAGCGCGTCGATCGCCCCCGCGGCGAGTTCTTCCACACCGAATGGGCCAAGCTCTAG
- a CDS encoding transcriptional regulator — protein sequence MDNQPRDRYELLSAYLDGKVTPAERRQVRQWLANDAEAQRQYQQLCQLRQGLQAIARTSRELNVAAVEQRVFRRLRWRRVRQGALWGGGAVAAALAAAIGLLSPSSQGPAPQVVERSPKSSPSVSSPTEGTSPVANSPETSDALQIELNQPTVEVPQAQPADGSASPNAKQL from the coding sequence ATGGATAACCAACCCCGCGATCGCTACGAGCTTTTGAGCGCCTATTTGGACGGCAAAGTAACGCCAGCCGAGCGCCGGCAAGTCCGGCAATGGCTGGCCAACGATGCCGAAGCGCAAAGGCAGTACCAGCAACTTTGCCAGTTGCGGCAAGGCTTGCAGGCCATTGCTCGAACCAGCCGCGAGCTCAACGTTGCGGCGGTCGAGCAGCGCGTCTTTCGGCGCTTGCGGTGGCGTCGCGTCCGGCAGGGCGCGCTCTGGGGTGGCGGCGCGGTCGCGGCAGCCTTGGCCGCTGCCATTGGACTGCTGTCGCCTAGTAGCCAAGGGCCGGCGCCGCAAGTTGTCGAGCGATCGCCCAAGTCTAGCCCCTCTGTATCCTCGCCTACCGAGGGCACATCTCCAGTAGCCAATTCTCCCGAGACGAGCGACGCGCTGCAGATCGAGCTCAATCAGCCCACTGTCGAGGTGCCGCAAGCCCAACCGGCCGACGGGAGCGCCTCGCCCAACGCAAAGCAACTCTAG
- a CDS encoding isoleucine--tRNA ligase: protein MTTAPSYKDTVNLPQTEFPMRANAAQREPQYQQFWQQHQIYEQLSRHNPGETFVLHDGPPYANGALHMGHALNKILKDIVNKYKLLQGYKAHYIPGWDCHGLPIELEVLQQLSGSERHELTPLALRRKARDFALEAMQQQLAGFQRYGVWGDWDEPYLTLNPQYEAAQIGVFGQMALQGYIYRGRKPVHWSPSSRTALAEAELEYPEGHVSRSIYTAFLVTALGEQAQPVLAGFLSHLALAIWTTTPWTVPGNLAVAVNPELQYAVVDAGEASAGGRYLLVAAELVERLAAVLDRALPVQATLSGRALAGSRYRHPLYAREGEVVVGGSYITTESGTGLVHTAPGHGQEDYAVGQHYGLPTFSPVDGKGRFTEEAGQFAGLDVLGEGNAAVIEALQAAGALLQEQAYEHKYPYDWRTKQPTIFRATEQWFASVDGFRQAALAAIAAVDWYPPQGANRIRSMVQERTDWCISRQRSWGVPIPVFYDTETGEPLLNETTIARVQQVLAQRGSDAWWELSAQELLPEPYRSDGRTYRKGTDTMDVWFDSGTSWAAVAQQHPALHYPVDLYLEGSDQHRGWFQSSLLTSVATHGQAPYQAVLTHGFVLDEQGRKMSKSLGNVVDPATIIEGGRDQKKQPPYGADLLRLWVSSVNYSADVPIGPTILSQLADAYRKIRNTARFLLGNLYDFDLAQHGVPYAQLPELDRYLLHRMAAVFDEVTAGFETYQFYRFFQTIQNFCVTELSNFYLDVAKDRLYISAADAWRRRSCQTVLAIAVENLAKAIAPVLCHTAEDIWQHLPYRTGYRSVFESGWVHREPHWPDEALAGAWSVLRQLREEANQVMEEARAAKTIGAPLEARVLLYVSDPERRQWLQRYNPADSTAVADSVDELRYLLLASQVELLDSPEPAQRAAHCHASEGFTIGIARAQGDKCDRCWNHDPSVGQSTHHPTICQRCEAALAGRF from the coding sequence GTGACAACCGCCCCCAGCTACAAAGACACCGTCAACCTCCCCCAAACCGAGTTCCCCATGCGGGCCAATGCGGCCCAGCGCGAACCCCAGTACCAGCAGTTTTGGCAGCAGCACCAAATCTACGAGCAGCTCTCGCGGCACAACCCGGGCGAGACCTTTGTCTTGCACGACGGGCCGCCCTACGCTAACGGCGCGCTGCACATGGGGCACGCGCTCAACAAAATCCTCAAAGACATCGTCAACAAGTACAAGCTGCTGCAAGGCTACAAGGCGCACTACATCCCGGGGTGGGACTGCCACGGGCTGCCCATTGAGCTGGAGGTGCTGCAACAGCTCAGCGGTAGCGAGCGGCACGAGCTGACGCCGCTGGCGCTGCGCCGCAAAGCCCGCGACTTTGCCCTCGAGGCCATGCAGCAGCAGCTGGCGGGCTTCCAGCGCTATGGCGTTTGGGGCGATTGGGACGAGCCCTATCTCACGCTCAACCCCCAGTACGAGGCCGCGCAAATTGGGGTCTTTGGGCAAATGGCGCTCCAGGGTTACATCTACCGCGGCCGCAAGCCGGTGCACTGGAGCCCCAGCTCGCGCACGGCGCTGGCCGAGGCGGAGCTGGAGTACCCCGAAGGGCACGTCTCGCGCAGCATTTACACGGCGTTTCTGGTAACGGCGCTGGGGGAGCAGGCTCAGCCCGTGCTGGCGGGCTTTTTGTCCCACCTGGCCCTAGCCATCTGGACGACGACACCCTGGACCGTGCCCGGCAACTTGGCCGTTGCCGTCAACCCGGAGCTGCAATACGCGGTTGTTGATGCCGGCGAGGCCAGTGCGGGCGGCCGCTACCTGTTGGTGGCTGCCGAGCTGGTGGAGCGGCTGGCAGCCGTCCTGGATCGGGCGCTGCCCGTGCAGGCCACGCTCTCGGGGCGTGCCCTAGCCGGCTCGCGCTACCGCCACCCGCTCTACGCGCGCGAGGGGGAGGTGGTGGTTGGCGGCAGCTACATCACCACCGAGTCGGGCACGGGCTTGGTCCACACGGCCCCCGGCCACGGCCAGGAGGACTACGCCGTGGGCCAGCACTACGGCTTGCCGACGTTCTCGCCGGTGGATGGCAAGGGGCGCTTTACCGAGGAAGCCGGGCAATTTGCCGGCCTGGATGTGCTGGGTGAGGGCAACGCCGCCGTCATCGAAGCGCTGCAAGCAGCCGGCGCCCTGCTGCAAGAACAAGCCTACGAGCACAAGTACCCCTACGACTGGCGCACCAAGCAGCCCACTATCTTTCGGGCCACCGAGCAGTGGTTTGCCTCGGTGGATGGCTTCCGCCAGGCGGCCCTAGCGGCGATCGCGGCAGTGGATTGGTACCCGCCTCAGGGCGCCAACCGCATCCGCTCGATGGTGCAGGAGCGCACGGACTGGTGCATCTCGCGCCAGCGCAGCTGGGGGGTTCCCATCCCGGTGTTTTACGACACCGAAACGGGCGAGCCGCTGCTCAACGAAACCACCATCGCCCGCGTGCAGCAGGTTCTCGCCCAGCGCGGCTCGGATGCCTGGTGGGAGCTCTCGGCGCAAGAGCTGTTGCCCGAGCCCTACCGCAGCGACGGCCGCACCTACCGTAAAGGCACCGACACCATGGACGTGTGGTTCGACTCGGGGACCTCCTGGGCGGCCGTGGCGCAGCAGCACCCGGCGCTGCACTACCCGGTCGATCTGTACCTAGAAGGCTCGGACCAGCACCGGGGGTGGTTCCAGTCCAGCCTGCTCACCAGCGTGGCCACCCACGGCCAAGCCCCCTATCAAGCCGTCCTCACCCACGGCTTTGTCCTGGACGAGCAGGGGCGCAAAATGAGCAAGTCGCTGGGCAACGTTGTCGATCCGGCCACCATCATTGAAGGCGGCCGCGACCAGAAAAAGCAACCTCCCTATGGGGCCGACCTGCTGCGGTTGTGGGTCTCCTCGGTCAACTACTCGGCGGATGTGCCCATTGGCCCCACCATCCTGAGCCAGCTGGCCGATGCGTACCGCAAAATCCGCAACACGGCGCGCTTTTTGCTGGGCAACCTCTACGACTTTGACCTGGCGCAGCATGGCGTTCCCTACGCGCAGCTGCCCGAGTTGGATCGCTACCTGCTGCACCGCATGGCAGCGGTGTTTGACGAGGTCACCGCCGGGTTCGAGACCTACCAGTTCTACCGCTTTTTCCAAACCATCCAAAACTTCTGCGTTACCGAGCTGTCGAATTTCTACCTCGACGTCGCCAAGGATCGGCTCTACATCTCGGCGGCCGATGCCTGGCGCCGCCGCAGCTGCCAGACCGTGCTAGCGATCGCGGTGGAGAACCTCGCCAAGGCCATCGCGCCGGTGCTGTGCCACACGGCCGAAGATATCTGGCAGCACCTGCCCTACCGCACGGGCTATCGCTCAGTTTTTGAGTCGGGCTGGGTCCATCGCGAGCCGCACTGGCCCGATGAGGCCCTCGCCGGTGCCTGGTCGGTGCTGCGCCAGCTGCGCGAGGAGGCCAACCAGGTCATGGAAGAGGCGCGCGCAGCCAAAACGATTGGCGCACCGCTGGAGGCGCGGGTGCTGCTCTACGTCAGCGATCCCGAGCGGCGCCAGTGGCTGCAACGCTACAATCCAGCCGATAGCACGGCTGTTGCGGATTCGGTAGATGAGCTGCGCTACCTGCTGCTGGCCTCCCAAGTAGAGTTGCTGGATAGCCCCGAGCCGGCGCAACGCGCCGCGCACTGCCATGCCAGCGAGGGGTTTACCATTGGCATTGCGCGCGCCCAGGGCGACAAATGTGATCGCTGCTGGAACCACGACCCCAGCGTGGGCCAGTCCACACACCACCCCACGATCTGCCAGCGCTGCGAAGCGGCTCTAGCCGGGCGGTTCTGA
- a CDS encoding HlyC/CorC family transporter has product MLFLSAFFSGSETAITAFDDLKLRGLIRERGDPRGIFRLVLEKRTRFITTILLGNNLVNNFLAILTSNLFAIWLGQAGLGVATAVVTVMLLIFGEITPKSLAINNVLPFFKLASRIIYALSRLLSLFGLIALFEAFTQRTIRLFQRLFGQNVQQGESLTELQLMIELLGGKGKLDLYKHQLLNKALMLDRLMAKDLVKPRIEMRTIAHQARLQELVDLCLATGHSRIPVQEESKDRIVGIVHFKQALQQLHSLPEAERDRTPVTDAMDPPTYYPETKRVFNMLREMLQQRLHMAIVVDEYGGTVGLVTLEDILEELVGEIYDESDLPPSPAERSGLDRQLNPS; this is encoded by the coding sequence ATGCTGTTTCTCTCGGCCTTTTTCTCCGGCTCTGAGACAGCCATCACCGCCTTTGACGATTTGAAATTGCGGGGCCTGATCCGCGAGCGCGGCGATCCCCGCGGCATCTTTCGCCTGGTCTTAGAAAAGCGCACCCGCTTTATCACCACCATCCTGCTGGGCAACAACCTGGTCAATAACTTTTTGGCCATTTTGACCAGCAACCTGTTTGCCATTTGGCTGGGCCAGGCGGGACTGGGCGTCGCTACGGCTGTCGTCACGGTGATGCTGCTGATCTTTGGCGAGATTACGCCCAAATCGCTGGCCATCAACAACGTCCTGCCGTTTTTCAAGCTGGCCTCGCGCATCATCTACGCGCTCTCGCGGCTGCTGTCGCTGTTTGGCCTCATCGCTCTGTTCGAGGCCTTTACGCAGCGCACTATCCGCCTGTTCCAGCGCTTGTTTGGGCAGAACGTCCAGCAAGGGGAATCGCTCACTGAGCTGCAGCTCATGATCGAGCTGCTGGGGGGCAAGGGCAAGCTGGACCTCTACAAGCACCAGCTGCTCAACAAGGCCCTGATGCTGGATCGCCTCATGGCCAAGGATTTGGTCAAGCCCCGCATCGAGATGCGCACCATCGCGCACCAGGCCCGGCTGCAGGAGCTGGTGGATCTGTGCCTGGCAACCGGTCACTCGCGCATTCCCGTCCAGGAGGAATCCAAAGACCGCATCGTGGGCATCGTTCACTTCAAGCAGGCCCTGCAGCAGCTCCACAGCCTGCCCGAGGCCGAGCGCGATCGCACCCCCGTTACCGATGCCATGGACCCGCCCACCTACTACCCCGAGACCAAGCGCGTGTTCAACATGCTGCGCGAGATGCTGCAGCAGCGGCTGCACATGGCAATTGTGGTGGATGAGTACGGCGGCACGGTGGGCTTGGTGACCCTAGAAGACATCTTGGAAGAGCTAGTAGGCGAGATCTACGACGAGAGCGATTTGCCCCCCTCCCCGGCCGAGCGCAGCGGCTTGGATCGCCAACTCAACCCCTCCTGA
- a CDS encoding RNA-binding protein hfq, producing MAEFDSGLPSIRHLQSWIQDQRQVELKLLTNDRLIGTLVWQDPHCLCLRDGQGEQTLIWRQTLAYIKPQS from the coding sequence ATGGCTGAGTTCGATTCGGGCTTGCCCAGCATCCGCCACCTGCAGAGCTGGATCCAAGACCAGCGCCAGGTGGAACTCAAGCTGCTCACCAACGATCGCTTGATCGGCACCCTAGTTTGGCAAGACCCGCACTGCCTGTGCCTGCGCGACGGGCAGGGCGAGCAAACCCTGATTTGGCGCCAAACGCTGGCTTACATCAAACCCCAATCCTGA
- a CDS encoding RNA polymerase subunit sigma, which yields MQSSPVSWSGAEVTVPPRSVLSEKLSNHDLILRCQQGVTPERGAFAELLRRYQPHVDRVLYHLAPDWSDRADLAQEVWVRVYRNIRRLQDPVKFQGWLSRIATNLFYDELRKRKRVQPPVSLDAPRTMEDGEMAWEIPSEDPSPDDDLATQEFYEQLQRAIADLPETFRTTIVLREIERLAYEEIAEATGVSLGTVKSRIARARTRLQEVLQGYLNE from the coding sequence ATGCAATCGAGTCCGGTATCCTGGTCTGGCGCTGAGGTGACTGTTCCACCCCGGTCAGTGCTGTCCGAGAAGCTTTCGAACCACGATTTGATCTTGCGCTGCCAGCAAGGGGTGACCCCAGAACGAGGCGCATTCGCCGAGCTGCTGCGCCGCTACCAACCGCATGTCGATCGGGTGCTGTACCACCTAGCCCCGGATTGGTCGGATCGCGCGGATCTAGCTCAGGAAGTCTGGGTCCGGGTCTATCGCAACATCCGGCGCTTGCAGGACCCGGTCAAGTTTCAGGGCTGGTTGAGCCGCATTGCCACCAACTTGTTTTACGACGAGCTGCGCAAGCGCAAGCGGGTGCAGCCCCCAGTCTCGCTCGATGCGCCCCGTACCATGGAAGATGGGGAGATGGCCTGGGAGATCCCTTCCGAGGATCCCAGCCCCGATGACGATCTGGCAACGCAAGAGTTCTACGAGCAACTGCAGCGCGCGATCGCCGATTTGCCCGAAACGTTTCGAACCACCATCGTGCTGCGCGAGATTGAAAGGCTCGCCTACGAGGAAATTGCCGAGGCGACCGGCGTCTCGCTCGGAACGGTCAAATCGCGCATTGCGCGGGCGCGGACCCGCTTGCAAGAAGTCTTGCAAGGATACCTTAATGAATGA
- a CDS encoding peptidase — translation MDLQSLARQARLVLLLGAIPLGTLMTTCSARALELNIEPDNPKQGETISVRIRTEQDAERPQVTSSNTEGSHPAFQLGPKRYRALVPTSPLDASGRLELRVTSGSNTKTVAVWLRDHSFPTQRINLAGGGPEPTQTELDRIEAFKQNVTQKKFWDGQFKRPNPGSVSTVYGVRRYYNGDFAEDYYHGGVDYAASRGAAVVAPAAGRIGLVGRAEGKFRLNGNTVGINHGQGVQSIFLHLNSIAVEQGQFVEAGERIGTVGSTGASTGPHLHWGLYVHGVAVDPVPWRHQGIR, via the coding sequence ATGGATTTGCAGTCTCTTGCCCGACAAGCGCGATTGGTCCTGCTGCTCGGGGCGATCCCGCTTGGAACCCTCATGACAACTTGCTCGGCGCGCGCGCTCGAGCTCAATATCGAGCCCGACAACCCCAAGCAGGGCGAGACGATCTCGGTTCGCATTCGCACCGAGCAAGATGCCGAGCGTCCCCAAGTCACCAGCAGCAATACCGAGGGCAGCCATCCGGCGTTCCAGCTTGGCCCCAAGCGCTATCGCGCCCTAGTCCCCACCAGTCCGCTCGATGCCTCCGGGCGGCTCGAGCTGCGCGTCACCAGCGGTAGCAACACCAAAACTGTCGCGGTTTGGCTGCGCGATCACAGCTTCCCCACCCAGCGCATCAACTTAGCTGGCGGCGGCCCCGAGCCCACCCAGACAGAGCTGGATCGCATCGAGGCCTTCAAGCAAAACGTGACCCAAAAAAAATTCTGGGACGGTCAATTTAAGCGTCCCAATCCCGGTAGCGTCTCCACGGTTTACGGGGTGCGCCGCTACTACAACGGCGATTTTGCCGAGGACTACTACCACGGCGGGGTTGACTATGCTGCCAGTCGCGGTGCCGCTGTGGTTGCGCCGGCAGCCGGTCGCATTGGGCTGGTTGGGCGCGCTGAGGGGAAGTTCCGGTTGAACGGCAATACCGTGGGCATCAACCACGGGCAAGGCGTCCAGAGCATCTTTTTGCACCTCAACTCGATTGCGGTCGAGCAGGGGCAATTCGTCGAAGCCGGCGAGCGCATCGGTACGGTAGGCTCCACCGGCGCTTCCACCGGGCCGCACCTCCACTGGGGGCTCTACGTCCACGGCGTGGCGGTCGATCCGGTGCCGTGGCGGCATCAAGGGATCCGCTAA
- a CDS encoding diaminopimelate epimerase, which yields MSIAFAKYQGLGNDFVVIDNRHRSEPVLGANGAMQLCDRHFGIGADGVIFALPGADGTDCSMRIFNADGSEPEMCGNGIRCLARFLAESTESQVPSRYRIGTLAGVMAPQLRSDGQVTVDMGEPQLLAAEVPTTLCDANERVIAQPLAVDGEHWTVTAVGMGNPHCITFVEDADAILLATLGPQFEHHAAFPQRTNVEFVRQLRSDRLQARVWERGAGQTLACGTGACAVVVAGALLGTSDRAATVELPGGSLHIDWSQHDGRAYMTGPAERVFVGTYGS from the coding sequence ATGAGCATTGCGTTTGCCAAGTACCAAGGATTGGGCAATGACTTTGTCGTCATTGACAACCGCCATCGCAGCGAGCCCGTCTTGGGAGCCAATGGGGCCATGCAGTTGTGCGATCGCCACTTTGGCATTGGCGCGGATGGGGTGATTTTTGCCTTGCCCGGCGCAGACGGCACTGACTGTAGCATGCGCATCTTCAACGCCGATGGCTCAGAGCCCGAGATGTGCGGCAACGGCATCCGCTGCTTGGCACGCTTTCTGGCCGAATCGACCGAATCGCAGGTCCCGAGCCGCTACCGCATCGGCACCCTGGCAGGCGTAATGGCGCCGCAATTGCGCTCGGATGGGCAAGTCACGGTCGATATGGGCGAGCCGCAATTGCTGGCAGCGGAAGTACCCACGACGCTGTGCGACGCTAACGAACGCGTGATCGCGCAGCCGCTAGCAGTGGACGGCGAGCATTGGACGGTGACGGCCGTGGGCATGGGCAACCCTCACTGCATCACCTTTGTTGAGGATGCCGATGCCATCCTGCTGGCAACCCTGGGACCGCAGTTCGAGCATCACGCGGCGTTTCCGCAGCGCACCAACGTCGAGTTCGTGCGGCAGCTGCGCTCGGATCGCTTGCAAGCCCGGGTCTGGGAGCGCGGCGCCGGTCAGACGCTGGCGTGCGGCACTGGCGCCTGTGCGGTGGTCGTGGCTGGGGCGCTTTTAGGCACCAGCGATCGCGCCGCTACGGTCGAGCTGCCCGGGGGCAGCTTGCACATCGACTGGTCTCAGCACGACGGGCGCGCCTACATGACCGGACCGGCAGAGCGCGTGTTTGTGGGCACTTACGGCAGCTAG